From Polaribacter butkevichii, a single genomic window includes:
- a CDS encoding alpha/beta hydrolase family protein has translation MKFITVIAFLLIFTNIEAQEKKLLLQQELISDLSKTKIYPKLIEYVDGEIEWQEKFKYIDSIQIYRITYLSDGLKINGFLVQPKKKGKYPCVIYNRGGNKSFGALKIAHGAIVLGQIAKEGYVVIASNYRENDEFGGKDVNDITILPKVLKEIEDADTTKIGMYGWSRGGMMTYIALTKMDNIKAAVVGGAVSDSFSSIKDRPIMESGVYAKLIPNYADNKEMELEKRSAIKWADKFPKNVPILMLHGNSDWRVKPEQSLNLALEFEKNRVPYRLIMFEGADHSVSEHKKESHKQVIKWFDRYLKNSEQLPNMKYHGR, from the coding sequence ATGAAATTTATTACAGTAATTGCTTTTTTATTAATATTTACAAATATTGAAGCCCAAGAAAAAAAACTTCTTCTTCAGCAAGAATTAATATCTGATTTATCTAAAACAAAAATTTACCCAAAATTAATTGAATATGTAGATGGGGAAATAGAATGGCAAGAAAAATTTAAATACATAGACAGTATTCAAATCTATAGGATTACCTATTTAAGTGATGGTTTAAAAATAAATGGCTTTTTAGTGCAGCCCAAGAAAAAAGGAAAATATCCTTGTGTAATATACAATCGAGGAGGAAATAAGAGTTTTGGTGCATTAAAGATTGCCCACGGAGCTATTGTTCTTGGGCAAATTGCTAAGGAAGGTTATGTTGTAATTGCTAGCAATTATAGAGAAAATGATGAGTTTGGTGGAAAAGATGTTAATGACATCACTATTCTACCAAAGGTCTTAAAAGAAATAGAAGATGCCGACACTACTAAAATTGGAATGTATGGTTGGAGCCGTGGCGGAATGATGACATACATAGCCTTAACTAAAATGGATAACATAAAAGCAGCCGTTGTTGGTGGCGCAGTTTCTGATAGTTTTAGTTCTATAAAAGATAGACCTATAATGGAATCTGGTGTTTACGCAAAATTAATTCCAAATTATGCAGATAATAAAGAAATGGAATTAGAAAAAAGGTCAGCAATAAAATGGGCGGATAAATTCCCTAAAAATGTGCCAATTCTAATGTTACACGGAAATTCTGATTGGAGAGTAAAACCAGAACAAAGCCTAAACCTTGCTTTAGAATTTGAAAAAAATAGAGTTCCGTACAGACTAATAATGTTTGAAGGTGCTGACCATAGTGTTTCTGAACATAAAAAAGAATCCCATAAACAAGTTATAAAATGGTTTGATCGCTATTTAAAGAACAGTGAACAATTACCTAATATGAAATATCACGGAAGATAA
- a CDS encoding HlyD family secretion protein: MLLINNLVITHQINTTTSLISETKNFVEDLKLLSNQKRIANKLQSLKYKQEYNFYQQKLNELNTRFQKIKEDYNRSRKLFDKGVIAKVELNNSKLEYDLSLNAIHQYKKQQYSSWQAELVNQKNQLKELENNQVQLEETNNLSVIKAPLSGTLLNVKGIEKGSFIQNGIQLAEISPKSNLIVECYISPADIGLLKKENKVNFQVSAFNYNQWGLANGKIEEIGNDVQIINNIPTFKVLCSLDQNFLQLKNGFKGQLKKGMLVNARFELTERSLFDLLYDKIDDWLNPSNKIAEK; the protein is encoded by the coding sequence TTGTTACTAATAAATAATTTAGTAATTACTCATCAAATAAATACGACAACAAGCTTAATAAGTGAAACCAAAAATTTTGTAGAAGATTTAAAACTATTATCAAATCAAAAAAGAATTGCAAATAAATTACAATCTTTAAAATATAAACAAGAGTATAACTTCTATCAACAAAAATTGAATGAATTAAACACTCGTTTTCAAAAAATAAAAGAGGACTACAATCGGAGTCGAAAATTATTCGATAAAGGAGTAATAGCAAAAGTAGAACTGAATAATAGCAAACTAGAATACGATTTGTCTTTAAATGCCATACATCAATACAAAAAACAACAATACAGTAGTTGGCAAGCAGAATTAGTTAACCAAAAAAACCAATTAAAAGAATTAGAAAACAACCAAGTACAATTAGAAGAAACAAATAACTTATCTGTTATTAAGGCTCCTCTTTCAGGAACTTTATTAAATGTAAAAGGAATTGAAAAAGGAAGTTTTATACAAAATGGCATTCAATTAGCAGAAATTTCTCCCAAATCAAATTTAATTGTAGAATGTTATATAAGTCCAGCAGATATTGGTTTATTAAAAAAAGAAAATAAAGTAAATTTTCAAGTGAGTGCGTTTAATTATAACCAATGGGGTTTAGCCAATGGTAAAATCGAAGAAATAGGAAACGACGTACAAATAATTAATAATATACCAACGTTTAAAGTATTGTGCTCACTTGACCAAAATTTTTTACAACTAAAAAATGGATTTAAAGGACAATTGAAAAAGGGTATGCTTGTAAATGCACGATTTGAACTTACAGAACGCTCTCTTTTTGATTTACTTTATGATAAAATAGATGACTGGCTAAACCCTTCAAATAAAATTGCAGAAAAATAA
- a CDS encoding HTH domain-containing protein → MKNLKILERLQQLYQRVKNENTGTPIEIAKYMNISERSVYTLIDELKILGAEVYYSRTRKTYYYCNDFNIELNISLKVITEDTARNLYGGSYFLKENSFTARILQGTKLCL, encoded by the coding sequence ATGAAAAATTTAAAAATCCTTGAACGCTTACAACAGCTTTATCAAAGAGTAAAAAATGAGAATACTGGAACACCAATAGAGATAGCAAAGTATATGAATATAAGTGAACGAAGTGTTTATACTTTAATTGATGAACTCAAAATTTTAGGAGCAGAAGTTTATTATAGTAGAACAAGAAAAACCTATTACTATTGTAATGATTTTAATATTGAACTAAATATTTCATTAAAAGTAATTACTGAAGATACTGCAAGAAATTTATATGGTGGAAGTTACTTTTTAAAAGAAAATAGTTTCACTGCAAGGATTTTGCAGGGAACAAAATTATGTTTGTAA
- a CDS encoding prolyl oligopeptidase family serine peptidase, producing the protein MKKHLFLFLTSIFILRCSSPSEQEFSLNEKEFKLWKTTQDSLFSKQSIPYRDYKRKIIKNTQKIINAQEWVPKCTNIGKYSFFIKKNKVFYKNKNSKEKYKLFTILDSVNFGPISILEKNHSNYLILKSSQFSNDDYLVQIWDIDKKKLIKKINALNFPKIQSTRNNLFYTQYENQYEVKYLFRYNFSTGQVYKVKNYKGQFSVLSKNKICNFSSKEYFLIDDNTSVIKNKSIELFGEKNIRPIAVSDMKIYGFKELKNKIKIFELLLSDRNFKFKEVFTINEKITIREAFLKNENLLLSIIKKGVNYLYKVDLKNNNDFKVLNLPKYGTIDLIDKDLINITIKFSSFTIPQIIYNFNTNEQNLKITNKTLINSEQYEVKQKWVINKKDSIPLLLFHKKNVKLDSSSPLILYGYGGFKISSTPYYNPFIQYFIDNGGIYAIAGVKGGGEMGKEWHIKGKGLSKKESFNDFKRTLDYLIINKYSKPSKIAILGYSIGGLLINYSVINYSDKFNTAISINSISDVTNLHKYLKRGYSTEYGNSNQFETFNYQKEYSPLINAKKIESNFLIVSGDKDDRVSPLHSYKFVKELQNKGSKNVYFYNMKNIGHGSQNVKQYYETQSEIYSFILYHLKMNIN; encoded by the coding sequence TTGAAAAAACACTTATTTTTATTTTTAACAAGTATATTTATACTCAGATGCTCTTCACCTTCTGAACAAGAATTTTCTTTAAATGAGAAAGAATTTAAACTTTGGAAAACAACACAAGATAGTTTATTCTCCAAACAAAGTATTCCTTATAGAGATTATAAAAGAAAAATAATTAAGAATACTCAAAAAATAATCAATGCTCAAGAATGGGTTCCAAAGTGTACGAATATTGGGAAATATTCATTTTTTATAAAAAAAAATAAGGTTTTTTACAAAAACAAGAACTCTAAAGAGAAATATAAATTATTTACAATTTTAGATTCTGTTAATTTCGGACCAATAAGTATTTTAGAAAAAAATCATAGCAATTATCTGATTCTTAAAAGCTCTCAATTTTCTAACGATGATTACTTAGTTCAAATTTGGGATATAGATAAGAAGAAATTGATTAAAAAAATTAATGCTTTAAATTTCCCTAAAATCCAATCAACTAGAAATAATTTATTTTATACTCAGTATGAAAATCAGTATGAGGTAAAATATTTATTTAGATATAATTTTTCTACTGGTCAAGTTTATAAAGTTAAAAATTATAAAGGTCAATTTTCTGTATTATCAAAAAATAAAATATGTAATTTTTCATCTAAAGAATATTTTTTAATTGATGATAATACTTCGGTTATTAAAAATAAAAGCATAGAACTTTTTGGTGAAAAAAATATTAGACCAATAGCAGTGTCAGATATGAAAATCTATGGTTTTAAAGAATTAAAAAATAAAATAAAAATTTTTGAACTATTATTATCTGATAGAAATTTTAAATTTAAAGAAGTATTTACGATAAATGAAAAAATAACAATAAGAGAAGCTTTCTTAAAAAATGAAAATTTATTACTTTCTATCATTAAAAAAGGAGTAAATTATTTGTATAAAGTAGATTTAAAAAATAATAATGATTTTAAAGTTTTAAACTTACCAAAATATGGAACTATCGATTTAATTGACAAAGACTTAATTAACATTACTATTAAATTTTCTTCATTTACAATTCCTCAAATAATATATAATTTTAATACTAATGAACAAAATCTAAAAATTACTAATAAAACCTTAATTAACAGTGAACAATATGAAGTTAAACAAAAATGGGTTATAAACAAAAAGGATAGTATTCCTCTTTTATTATTTCATAAGAAAAACGTAAAACTAGATAGTAGTTCCCCTTTAATACTTTATGGTTATGGTGGGTTTAAAATTAGCTCCACTCCTTATTACAACCCATTTATTCAATATTTTATTGATAATGGAGGTATTTATGCAATAGCTGGTGTTAAAGGAGGTGGTGAAATGGGTAAAGAATGGCATATTAAAGGTAAAGGTTTATCTAAAAAAGAAAGTTTTAATGATTTTAAAAGAACATTAGACTATTTAATAATTAATAAATATTCTAAACCTTCAAAAATTGCAATTCTCGGATATTCAATTGGAGGATTATTAATTAATTATTCTGTAATTAATTATTCAGATAAATTTAATACTGCTATTTCTATAAATAGTATATCTGATGTAACAAATCTTCATAAATATTTAAAAAGAGGATATTCTACAGAATATGGGAATAGTAATCAGTTTGAAACTTTTAATTATCAAAAAGAATACTCTCCTTTAATTAATGCAAAAAAGATTGAGTCTAATTTCTTAATTGTATCAGGTGATAAAGATGACAGAGTATCACCTTTACATTCATATAAATTTGTTAAAGAGTTACAAAATAAAGGGTCTAAAAATGTATATTTTTACAATATGAAAAATATCGGTCACGGCTCTCAGAATGTTAAACAATACTATGAAACTCAGTCAGAGATTTACTCATTTATTTTGTATCATTTAAAAATGAACATCAACTAA